One Candidatus Planktophila limnetica DNA segment encodes these proteins:
- a CDS encoding F0F1 ATP synthase subunit delta, protein MRNHFGGRSRQSLVVARGFIDAAAKGSTADAASLLSSELFFITSVLNSNISLRRAINDPSRDAKSKAVLLKEIFGKSVGASALNVITGVSELRWSASSDLVEVLEQLAIEAEASAANIANELDRVESELFTVARAISTSFELRSALITAGAEKAKSSLIAELLGKESSSSTIKLVNHVINNWRARSVEAAFDDYQYALAARRNRLIAVARTAVALSSAQYDRLVAALTKQLGQPVRVNVEVDPSVVGGLSVKFADELVDGTLVNRIASAGRTLAGKSA, encoded by the coding sequence ATGAGAAACCACTTCGGAGGCAGAAGCCGTCAATCACTTGTGGTTGCACGCGGCTTCATTGATGCTGCTGCAAAAGGCTCAACAGCCGATGCCGCATCCCTTCTCTCTTCCGAATTGTTCTTCATCACATCTGTATTAAATTCAAATATCTCATTACGCAGAGCGATCAATGATCCATCTCGTGATGCGAAGTCAAAAGCAGTACTCCTAAAGGAAATATTTGGAAAGAGCGTCGGCGCATCTGCACTCAACGTAATCACTGGCGTCAGTGAGTTGCGCTGGTCAGCCTCTTCCGATCTTGTGGAAGTACTAGAACAACTAGCAATCGAAGCGGAAGCATCAGCTGCAAATATCGCAAATGAATTAGATCGAGTTGAAAGCGAGCTCTTCACTGTTGCTCGCGCCATCTCAACTTCTTTTGAATTGCGTAGCGCCTTGATCACCGCCGGAGCAGAAAAAGCTAAGTCATCTCTGATTGCAGAGTTACTTGGCAAAGAGAGCTCATCATCGACAATCAAACTCGTTAACCACGTTATAAATAATTGGCGTGCACGAAGTGTTGAAGCAGCCTTTGATGATTACCAATACGCACTAGCTGCACGTCGCAATCGCCTCATCGCAGTTGCTCGCACAGCAGTTGCACTCTCATCCGCTCAGTACGACCGTTTGGTTGCAGCACTGACCAAGCAACTTGGCCAACCAGTTCGAGTAAATGTTGAAGTTGATCCATCTGTTGTGGGTGGGCTTTCAGTCAAATTTGCAGATGAATTAGTTGATGGAACACTCGTAAATCGCATCGCATCAGCAGGTCGCACACTTGCTGGTAAGAGTGCGTAA
- a CDS encoding F0F1 ATP synthase subunit B: MVNTVILAAEGKINPLVPHTAELIVGAIAFTLLFLVLRSKVVPMFEKAFTARTEAIQGGMERAEKAQLEAQRALGQYNEQLSKAREEAQTLREEARVQGTAIIEELRTKAQEEAARITAAAHASIEAERQQAVTSLRNEVGTLAVELASKIVGEALEDQARQSRIVDRFLDDLEKSK, from the coding sequence ATGGTTAATACAGTGATCTTGGCTGCAGAAGGCAAAATCAATCCGCTAGTTCCGCACACAGCAGAACTTATTGTTGGCGCGATTGCTTTCACCCTTCTCTTCCTTGTCTTGAGAAGCAAAGTTGTGCCGATGTTTGAAAAAGCATTTACGGCGCGTACCGAAGCGATTCAAGGTGGCATGGAGCGTGCTGAAAAAGCACAGCTTGAAGCACAACGCGCACTTGGTCAGTACAACGAGCAATTGTCGAAAGCACGCGAAGAAGCACAAACACTTCGCGAAGAAGCACGCGTTCAAGGCACAGCCATTATTGAAGAACTTCGCACTAAAGCTCAGGAAGAAGCAGCACGCATAACAGCAGCTGCACACGCATCCATTGAGGCAGAGCGTCAACAAGCAGTGACTTCACTTCGCAATGAAGTCGGAACACTTGCAGTTGAACTCGCATCAAAGATCGTCGGAGAAGCACTAGAAGACCAGGCCCGTCAATCACGCATCGTGGATCGCTTCCTTGATGATTTAGAGAAATCTAAGTAA
- the atpE gene encoding ATP synthase F0 subunit C: MEGTLNLVGFGLAAIGPGIATGLIFAAYINGVARQPEARSVLQPIAFLGFALAEALALFGLVLAFVL, from the coding sequence ATGGAAGGCACACTTAACCTGGTCGGTTTTGGCCTCGCAGCAATCGGTCCTGGTATTGCAACTGGACTTATCTTCGCCGCATATATCAACGGCGTTGCTCGTCAACCAGAAGCACGCAGCGTCCTACAGCCAATCGCGTTCCTTGGGTTCGCACTTGCTGAAGCACTTGCACTCTTCGGTCTCGTACTCGCATTTGTTCTCTAA
- the atpB gene encoding F0F1 ATP synthase subunit A produces MRSLVSLSAEGEGFVPPSSNDFELPPIFGNSAFTTKPVFLVFLSVILISVFFILSSRKAAIIPSKFQFAGESVYAFVRNDLARDVIGHDFMRFVPYLFTLFTFILTNNLFGIIPLLQFPTMSRVSFPYVLAGTVYIVFHYVGIRKQGAWKYFKEIMFMPGVPKAAYILITPLELLTFLLVRPLTLSLRLFANMFAGHLLLLVFILGGEHLFQGVIGLKLISPFAFAIGIVLTFFEFMVQCLQAYIFTLLAALYIAGALADEH; encoded by the coding sequence GTGCGCTCGTTAGTGTCTTTAAGCGCAGAGGGTGAAGGCTTCGTCCCACCTAGTAGCAACGATTTCGAACTCCCACCAATTTTTGGAAATAGTGCTTTTACAACTAAACCAGTATTTCTGGTTTTTCTATCAGTTATTTTGATTTCAGTTTTTTTCATTCTCTCTTCTCGCAAAGCAGCGATCATTCCTTCTAAGTTCCAATTTGCGGGCGAGAGCGTCTATGCATTCGTTAGAAATGATCTAGCTCGAGATGTTATCGGCCATGACTTCATGCGCTTTGTTCCATACCTTTTCACACTCTTTACATTTATTTTGACGAATAATCTCTTTGGAATTATTCCGCTTCTTCAATTTCCGACGATGTCTCGTGTTTCTTTCCCATATGTTTTAGCAGGCACCGTCTACATAGTTTTCCACTACGTTGGAATTCGCAAACAAGGTGCATGGAAGTACTTCAAAGAAATTATGTTCATGCCTGGCGTTCCAAAGGCTGCATACATTCTTATTACTCCACTTGAGTTGCTGACATTTTTACTTGTTCGCCCACTCACGCTCTCACTTCGTTTGTTTGCAAACATGTTTGCAGGGCACTTGCTCTTGCTCGTCTTTATCTTGGGTGGAGAACATCTATTCCAAGGTGTTATTGGTTTGAAGTTAATTAGTCCCTTTGCCTTTGCTATTGGCATCGTTCTAACTTTCTTTGAATTCATGGTCCAGTGTCTACAGGCGTACATCTTTACTCTGTTGGCAGCTCTATATATCGCCGGCGCCCTTGCCGACGAGCACTAA
- a CDS encoding AtpZ/AtpI family protein codes for MATRDENAAWSIVGYLLSGLIFWGAVGWGLDKWLGTAFLLLTGLLVGAASGIYLVWLRFGRE; via the coding sequence ATGGCAACACGTGATGAGAATGCTGCATGGTCAATCGTTGGTTACTTGCTCTCCGGGTTGATCTTCTGGGGCGCTGTCGGCTGGGGATTAGATAAGTGGCTCGGCACAGCCTTCCTGCTTCTCACCGGCCTTCTCGTTGGCGCCGCCTCAGGGATTTACCTGGTCTGGCTTCGATTTGGCCGCGAGTAA
- a CDS encoding glycosyltransferase family 4 protein, whose translation MREYMFTLLLSAALCYLITPFVRTLASKFGAVALVRTRDVHTSPTPRWGGVAMWAAMSLTFIIVQHLTLVGKSFGHEAQGIFLAGTFLVVLGMADDRYQLDALTKLAGQALAAGILLIYGIQILWLPINGVITLPPSIGQLVTVLIVLVTINAVNFIDGLDGLAAGIVAIAGAAFFTFAYLLAVVWGFSRAGAPSLMTAVLIGICLGFLPHNFHPARIFMGDSGSMFLGLLLASAAITLTGQVDPNAITAVKVGPTLLPLLLPFAVLAIPLADLVLAIARRLRAGRSPFAPDKDHLHHRLLAAGNSHVRTAIIMYLWTATLAFPITISAFAPAWVALLTAAALATIAIVVTQSGKKDSIYV comes from the coding sequence ATGCGTGAGTACATGTTCACTTTGCTGCTCTCTGCAGCGCTGTGTTATCTGATCACTCCATTTGTTCGAACTCTTGCATCTAAATTTGGCGCCGTCGCATTGGTGCGCACCCGCGATGTTCACACTTCTCCAACTCCACGGTGGGGTGGGGTTGCTATGTGGGCGGCTATGTCACTTACTTTCATCATCGTTCAACATCTCACACTGGTTGGAAAATCTTTTGGCCATGAGGCACAAGGAATTTTCCTAGCCGGAACTTTTCTAGTCGTACTTGGCATGGCAGATGATCGCTATCAATTAGATGCTCTGACAAAGTTAGCCGGACAAGCACTTGCCGCAGGAATTTTGCTTATTTATGGAATCCAGATTTTATGGCTTCCAATAAATGGTGTCATCACTCTTCCACCCAGCATCGGACAACTTGTCACAGTCCTAATCGTCTTAGTAACTATTAACGCGGTTAACTTCATTGACGGATTAGATGGATTAGCAGCGGGCATTGTGGCCATTGCAGGGGCTGCCTTCTTTACCTTTGCATACCTGTTAGCTGTTGTCTGGGGCTTTAGTCGCGCTGGTGCACCATCTCTTATGACTGCAGTGCTCATTGGAATTTGCCTTGGATTCTTGCCACATAATTTTCACCCCGCTCGCATCTTTATGGGCGATTCTGGCTCAATGTTCTTAGGTTTATTACTAGCCTCTGCAGCCATTACATTAACTGGGCAAGTAGATCCAAATGCAATTACAGCAGTAAAAGTTGGTCCGACTCTGCTTCCGCTCTTGCTTCCATTTGCAGTTCTTGCGATTCCATTGGCAGATTTAGTACTGGCAATTGCACGACGCTTACGCGCAGGTCGTTCACCATTTGCACCAGATAAAGATCATCTTCACCATCGTTTACTCGCTGCTGGAAACTCGCACGTGCGTACCGCGATAATCATGTATCTATGGACTGCAACTCTGGCTTTTCCAATTACGATTTCTGCCTTTGCGCCGGCGTGGGTTGCACTACTTACCGCAGCAGCCCTTGCCACGATCGCGATTGTGGTTACTCAAAGTGGTAAAAAGGACTCCATATATGTCTGA
- the glyA gene encoding serine hydroxymethyltransferase, producing the protein MTKDIFYGPDFDLLSKQDPEISAVLLSELKRQQTNLQLIASENFTSRAVLATLGSTLSNKYAEGYPGKRYYGGCEEVDKAEYLAIERAKSLFGADHANVQPHSGASANIAVYQAFTKPGDTVLAMSLSHGGHLTHGSPVNFSGKWFNVVSYGVRQDTELIDYDELRDLAIANKPKMICSGATAYPSLVDFEKVRAICDEVGAIMWVDAAHFIGLVAGKAIPSPVPYADVVSFTTHKVLRGPRGGMILTKEAHAAAIDKSVFPGMQGGPIMSAVAGKAVALRECATPEYQKYSKDVITNAKALCSALEGEGMRAVSGGTQTHLALIDIRGTGVNGKVADERCGNAGIVLNKNSIPFDPEKPGITSGIRVGTPATTTQGMGVEEMKTIASLISRAIRSEDPAVLSGIKSEVHALTSKFPIYNA; encoded by the coding sequence ATGACGAAAGATATTTTCTACGGACCAGACTTTGATTTGTTGAGCAAGCAAGATCCAGAAATTTCTGCGGTTTTGCTCTCAGAACTCAAGCGCCAACAAACCAATCTTCAATTAATCGCAAGTGAAAACTTCACTTCACGTGCAGTGCTTGCAACCCTTGGTTCAACTCTTTCAAACAAGTACGCAGAAGGTTATCCAGGCAAGCGTTATTACGGTGGATGCGAAGAAGTAGATAAGGCCGAATACCTTGCAATCGAACGTGCTAAATCTTTATTTGGTGCAGATCATGCCAACGTTCAACCACACTCAGGTGCAAGTGCAAACATCGCTGTGTATCAAGCATTTACAAAACCTGGTGACACAGTTCTTGCTATGTCGTTATCACACGGTGGACACCTCACACATGGTTCTCCTGTTAACTTTTCTGGAAAGTGGTTTAACGTAGTTTCATATGGAGTTCGCCAAGATACTGAACTCATTGATTATGACGAATTGCGCGATCTTGCTATTGCCAACAAACCAAAGATGATTTGTTCTGGTGCTACTGCTTATCCAAGTCTTGTTGATTTTGAAAAGGTCCGTGCAATTTGCGATGAGGTTGGCGCAATCATGTGGGTCGATGCTGCGCACTTCATTGGCTTGGTGGCTGGAAAAGCTATTCCTTCACCGGTGCCATATGCAGATGTCGTTTCATTTACAACACATAAAGTTTTACGTGGTCCACGCGGTGGAATGATTCTTACCAAAGAAGCACACGCTGCTGCAATTGATAAATCTGTCTTTCCTGGAATGCAAGGCGGACCGATTATGTCTGCAGTCGCTGGCAAGGCTGTCGCGCTTCGAGAGTGCGCAACACCTGAATATCAAAAGTATTCAAAAGATGTTATTACCAATGCAAAAGCACTGTGCTCAGCACTTGAAGGTGAGGGTATGCGCGCAGTTTCTGGCGGAACACAAACACACCTCGCACTCATTGATATCCGCGGTACTGGCGTTAATGGAAAAGTTGCAGATGAACGCTGTGGCAATGCAGGCATTGTTCTTAATAAGAATTCAATTCCTTTTGATCCAGAAAAGCCAGGAATCACAAGTGGTATTCGCGTGGGAACTCCTGCAACAACCACACAAGGTATGGGCGTTGAAGAAATGAAGACGATTGCGTCTTTGATTTCTCGCGCAATCCGCAGCGAAGATCCAGCGGTGTTATCAGGAATTAAGAGTGAAGTTCACGCCTTAACTTCGAAATTCCCAATTTATAACGCATAG
- a CDS encoding L-threonylcarbamoyladenylate synthase, whose amino-acid sequence MSNPVERVDITTGDPAEHLARGLKSIRDGYVIVVPLEHGYVYACDAFSHFAVRAMHVLRGDALGVVSQVIISTAKTAQGLSRSMRDDVQKITDAFWPGLLSVNVKPQVGLAWDLGDSQRLDLISLRVPQEGFVLDLMQKSGPLAIASITNNGLPTLLDVERFENPGVDVIFDGGHLPAGPRSTVINVSDDGMELIREGAISRESLQKVSPDNFA is encoded by the coding sequence ATGAGCAACCCAGTTGAAAGAGTGGACATCACCACTGGTGACCCTGCTGAACATTTAGCACGAGGACTTAAATCAATTCGTGATGGTTATGTCATCGTTGTTCCACTCGAACATGGATATGTCTATGCATGCGATGCATTTAGCCACTTTGCTGTTCGAGCAATGCACGTACTTCGTGGCGATGCTCTCGGTGTGGTTTCGCAAGTAATAATTTCAACAGCTAAAACTGCACAAGGATTATCACGCAGCATGCGAGATGATGTTCAAAAAATTACGGATGCGTTCTGGCCAGGGCTGTTAAGTGTTAACGTGAAACCACAAGTTGGATTGGCATGGGATTTAGGAGATTCACAAAGACTTGATCTCATTAGTTTGCGAGTGCCACAAGAAGGTTTCGTTTTGGATTTGATGCAAAAGAGCGGACCATTGGCAATTGCAAGTATTACAAATAATGGATTGCCAACATTGCTCGATGTCGAGAGATTTGAGAATCCAGGTGTGGATGTAATTTTCGATGGTGGCCATCTACCAGCCGGACCTCGCAGTACCGTCATAAACGTTTCAGATGATGGAATGGAACTCATTCGAGAAGGTGCAATCTCGCGTGAATCCCTTCAAAAAGTATCTCCTGACAATTTCGCCTAG
- the prmC gene encoding peptide chain release factor N(5)-glutamine methyltransferase: MNVRETLKDAKEQLALSEIDGIDAEILLAHVLGISRMDLHNPLVLERTLASLGDTSIALDTFHDLLARRILHEPLQYITGTAYFRNLELKVGPGVLVPRPESELLVGAVLTHISNLPAPVSVVDLGSGSGALALAIATEAPNSRVIAVEKSDEALVWLKKNVEAIIEDLRIVHSDVSDALIGIKCDVIIANPPYIQDESDLPRDVVEHEPAIALFGGKDGMDAPRAFIAASARLLKSGGLLAIEHNELQGSLIADALSHDFQEIQLHQDLVGRPRWTSAIRKDI, encoded by the coding sequence ATGAACGTGCGCGAGACTTTAAAGGATGCAAAAGAACAACTAGCCCTTTCAGAAATCGATGGCATAGATGCTGAAATATTGTTGGCACACGTTCTAGGAATCTCGCGGATGGATCTACATAACCCACTAGTTCTAGAGCGCACGCTGGCATCCCTTGGCGATACATCAATTGCACTAGATACCTTTCATGACTTATTGGCCCGAAGAATTCTTCACGAACCACTTCAATACATCACAGGCACCGCATACTTTAGAAATCTTGAGTTAAAAGTGGGCCCAGGAGTATTAGTTCCAAGACCAGAGAGTGAGCTATTAGTTGGCGCAGTTCTTACACATATTTCTAATTTGCCCGCACCGGTAAGTGTCGTAGATCTTGGATCAGGTTCTGGAGCACTGGCACTTGCAATCGCAACAGAGGCGCCTAACAGTCGAGTGATAGCAGTTGAAAAAAGCGATGAAGCACTTGTGTGGCTTAAGAAAAATGTTGAAGCAATTATTGAAGATTTACGGATTGTTCATAGCGATGTCAGCGACGCACTCATTGGCATTAAATGCGATGTCATCATTGCTAATCCGCCATATATTCAGGATGAGTCAGATCTACCAAGAGATGTTGTTGAACACGAACCAGCTATTGCACTCTTTGGAGGCAAAGATGGAATGGATGCACCCCGTGCATTTATTGCAGCTTCTGCTCGCCTACTTAAATCAGGTGGTTTATTGGCAATCGAGCACAATGAATTACAGGGCTCTTTGATTGCCGATGCACTAAGCCATGATTTTCAAGAGATACAGTTACATCAGGATTTAGTTGGTCGACCACGTTGGACTAGCGCGATACGGAAAGATATATGA
- the prfA gene encoding peptide chain release factor 1 has translation MTNDRFASAHEMVREYAELEAAMADPSLHDDQGKARQLGRRYAQLGPVVAGFKEWKSADDDLNAARELAATDPDFASEIPALEETAQKAAEKLEELLLPRDPNDDRDVILEVKAGAGGDESALFAGDLLRMYMRYAEKRNWKVEILDATESEMGGYKDISVAVKSKGTAAPGESPYARLKFEGGVHRVQRVPETESQGRIHTSAAGVLILPEAEEIDVELNMNDVRVDVYRSSGPGGQSVNTTDSAVRLTHVPTGIVVSCQNEKSQLQNKESALRILRARLLADAQEKAAAVASAERKNQVRTVDRSERIRTYNFPENRLSDHRVNYKSNNLDIVLNGELDDVIQSLLDADKAAKLASTE, from the coding sequence ATGACAAATGATCGTTTTGCATCTGCACACGAAATGGTTCGCGAATACGCAGAACTAGAAGCAGCCATGGCTGATCCTTCACTTCACGATGATCAAGGCAAGGCACGCCAACTTGGTCGTCGCTACGCACAACTCGGTCCAGTCGTTGCTGGATTTAAAGAGTGGAAGAGCGCCGATGATGATCTAAACGCTGCAAGAGAGTTAGCAGCCACTGATCCAGATTTTGCATCTGAAATTCCTGCACTAGAAGAAACAGCACAGAAGGCTGCCGAAAAACTAGAAGAGTTATTACTTCCACGAGATCCCAATGATGATCGAGATGTGATTCTGGAAGTTAAAGCTGGCGCAGGCGGAGATGAGTCCGCTCTTTTTGCAGGAGATTTATTGCGCATGTATATGCGATATGCCGAAAAACGAAATTGGAAAGTTGAAATTCTCGATGCCACTGAAAGTGAAATGGGTGGCTACAAAGATATTTCTGTTGCAGTTAAATCCAAAGGCACAGCAGCACCTGGTGAATCACCATATGCACGTTTGAAATTTGAAGGCGGAGTACATCGCGTGCAACGCGTTCCAGAAACAGAGAGTCAAGGCCGAATTCACACATCGGCTGCTGGAGTTTTGATTCTTCCTGAAGCAGAAGAAATTGACGTTGAATTAAATATGAATGATGTCCGCGTAGATGTGTATCGCTCATCAGGTCCTGGTGGACAGAGCGTAAATACAACGGATTCAGCAGTACGTTTAACACACGTGCCAACAGGCATTGTGGTCTCTTGCCAAAACGAGAAGAGCCAATTACAGAACAAAGAGTCAGCGCTTCGTATTTTGCGTGCACGCCTTTTGGCTGATGCACAAGAAAAAGCAGCTGCAGTCGCATCGGCTGAACGTAAGAATCAGGTTCGAACCGTTGATCGTTCCGAGCGCATCAGAACCTATAACTTTCCTGAAAACCGGTTGAGTGATCACCGCGTTAACTACAAATCTAATAACTTAGACATCGTCTTAAATGGCGAATTAGATGATGTCATTCAATCTTTATTAGATGCTGATAAAGCAGCAAAGTTAGCTTCGACAGAATAA
- the rpmE gene encoding 50S ribosomal protein L31 has protein sequence MKSEIHPEYKETQVTCGCGEKFVTRSTVTSGSIYVEVCSVCHPFYTGKQRILDTGGRVAKFEERFGKK, from the coding sequence ATGAAGTCAGAGATCCATCCAGAGTACAAAGAGACTCAAGTAACTTGTGGTTGCGGTGAAAAGTTTGTTACCCGTTCAACTGTTACAAGCGGTTCAATTTATGTTGAAGTATGTTCTGTCTGCCATCCTTTCTACACCGGCAAGCAGCGCATCCTTGATACTGGTGGACGCGTAGCGAAGTTCGAAGAGCGCTTCGGTAAAAAATAG
- the rho gene encoding transcription termination factor Rho translates to MTEKEPIRSDSPELNAMSLPKLKEVASQLGIEGAPKLKKDALVQAIADLQAANREAAKAEREARREARNNRNKKDAPRDSDSNDDSDSDSDSSSNRGDRFDRNDRGRGRDRGRGRDRNRDRGNREEREPVLSEDDVLLPVGGLLDILESYAFIRTGGYLPGPNDVYVSLQQVRKYGLRKGDVVTGQVRQPNEGERREKFNALIVLDTINGSNPDEVRNRVEFNKLVPLYPQERLRLETEPNILTTRVIDLISPIGKGQRGLIVSPPKAGKTMVLQAIANAITTNNPECHLMVVLVDERPEEVTDMQRSVKGEVIASTFDRPADDHTTVAELAIERAKRLVELGHDVVVLLDSITRLGRAYNIAAPASGRILSGGVDSAALYPPKKFFGAARNIEDGGSLTILATALVDTGSRMDEVIFEEFKGTGNMELILDRRMADKRIFPAVNVVASGTRKEEILMGTEELNIVWKLRRVLHALEPQQALELLLEKMKGTKSNVEFLMQIQKTTVGPGSEG, encoded by the coding sequence ATGACAGAAAAAGAACCAATACGTTCAGACAGCCCAGAGTTAAATGCAATGTCTCTTCCGAAACTCAAGGAAGTAGCTTCGCAACTCGGTATTGAAGGGGCTCCTAAACTAAAGAAAGATGCTCTCGTTCAGGCAATTGCTGATTTACAAGCAGCCAACAGAGAAGCAGCCAAAGCAGAACGAGAAGCTCGTCGCGAAGCGCGCAATAATCGTAATAAGAAAGATGCGCCACGCGATTCAGATTCCAATGATGACTCAGATTCCGACAGTGATTCTTCAAGCAACCGCGGCGATCGTTTTGATCGCAATGACCGTGGTCGCGGACGTGATCGTGGTCGCGGACGTGATCGCAATCGCGATCGTGGAAACCGTGAAGAACGCGAACCAGTTCTCTCAGAAGACGACGTACTACTTCCTGTAGGCGGTCTTCTAGACATTCTTGAAAGCTATGCATTTATTCGAACAGGTGGATATTTACCTGGACCAAATGATGTGTATGTATCACTGCAGCAAGTGCGTAAATACGGATTGCGCAAAGGTGACGTCGTCACAGGTCAGGTTCGCCAGCCAAATGAAGGTGAACGTCGTGAAAAATTCAACGCACTCATTGTGTTGGACACAATCAACGGATCAAATCCTGATGAAGTACGCAACCGCGTTGAATTCAACAAACTAGTTCCGCTGTATCCACAAGAGCGTTTACGCCTTGAAACTGAACCAAATATTTTGACCACGCGCGTTATTGATTTGATCTCACCTATTGGTAAGGGTCAGCGCGGACTTATTGTTTCTCCACCAAAGGCTGGAAAGACAATGGTGTTGCAAGCAATTGCCAATGCAATTACAACAAATAACCCAGAGTGTCACTTGATGGTTGTGCTCGTAGATGAGCGTCCAGAAGAAGTGACAGATATGCAGCGCTCAGTAAAGGGCGAAGTTATTGCCTCAACATTTGATCGCCCTGCCGATGACCACACAACAGTTGCAGAGTTAGCAATTGAACGTGCAAAGCGTCTAGTTGAACTTGGACACGATGTTGTTGTGCTTCTTGATTCAATTACACGTCTAGGTCGCGCATACAACATTGCAGCACCCGCGTCAGGTCGAATCCTCTCTGGTGGTGTTGATTCAGCAGCTTTGTATCCACCAAAGAAGTTCTTCGGTGCTGCTCGTAACATCGAAGATGGTGGCTCACTCACAATTCTTGCAACTGCTCTAGTTGATACCGGCTCTCGTATGGATGAAGTTATCTTCGAAGAGTTCAAGGGAACTGGAAACATGGAACTCATTCTTGATCGCCGTATGGCAGATAAGAGAATCTTCCCTGCAGTGAACGTTGTTGCATCCGGTACTCGTAAAGAAGAAATTCTTATGGGAACAGAAGAACTTAATATTGTGTGGAAACTTCGTCGCGTACTTCACGCACTTGAACCACAACAAGCACTCGAATTACTCCTGGAAAAGATGAAGGGCACTAAGTCCAACGTTGAATTCTTAATGCAGATCCAGAAGACAACTGTCGGACCAGGATCTGAAGGATAA
- the thrB gene encoding homoserine kinase: MAKPTFRANTIQIQVPATSANLGPGFDSLGLALGMYDRYVAQILDDPGLDIDISGEGADVLPRTDKNLLVKAMYKGFKFLGGEPKGVAIRALNVIPHGRGLGSSASAIVGGLMLARSLVLTGEEKMSNEDLLNLATEMEGHPDNVAAALFGSATISWTEDQRGKNIARAVQIHVDPRISAIAFIPEGAVATSKARKLLPESIAHADAAANTTRGELLVHALASRPDLLFIATEDFIHQKFRQEAMPKSFALVNKLRGAGVAAFISGSGPTVLALHNGDANEIAELQRAAGSAFEVKALNICTTGAGIIA, encoded by the coding sequence ATGGCTAAACCAACTTTTCGCGCAAACACCATACAAATTCAAGTTCCAGCAACTAGTGCAAACCTAGGTCCTGGTTTTGATTCTCTCGGTTTAGCTCTCGGTATGTATGACCGCTATGTCGCACAAATTCTCGATGATCCAGGATTAGATATTGATATTTCTGGCGAAGGCGCCGATGTTTTGCCACGCACAGATAAGAATTTACTTGTTAAGGCAATGTATAAAGGATTTAAATTTTTAGGCGGCGAACCAAAGGGTGTTGCAATTCGAGCACTGAATGTCATTCCACATGGACGCGGCTTGGGATCTTCTGCAAGTGCAATTGTTGGCGGACTCATGCTGGCCAGATCTCTTGTATTAACTGGTGAAGAAAAAATGAGTAATGAGGATTTATTAAACCTTGCAACAGAAATGGAAGGTCATCCAGATAATGTTGCTGCTGCTCTCTTTGGAAGTGCAACGATTTCTTGGACTGAAGATCAGCGTGGCAAGAACATCGCGCGTGCTGTTCAAATTCATGTAGACCCACGCATTAGTGCTATTGCATTTATTCCAGAGGGAGCCGTTGCAACGTCAAAGGCTCGCAAACTTCTTCCAGAGAGCATTGCTCACGCAGATGCAGCAGCTAATACAACTCGCGGAGAATTACTTGTGCATGCCCTGGCTTCCCGACCAGATTTATTGTTTATTGCAACGGAAGACTTCATTCACCAAAAGTTTCGTCAAGAGGCTATGCCTAAATCTTTTGCCCTTGTTAATAAACTACGTGGTGCTGGTGTTGCAGCATTTATTTCGGGTTCAGGCCCAACAGTGCTGGCTCTTCACAATGGTGATGCCAATGAGATCGCTGAATTACAGCGAGCAGCTGGTTCTGCCTTTGAGGTCAAAGCCTTGAATATTTGCACGACCGGAGCGGGAATCATCGCTTAA